The following are encoded together in the Chaetodon auriga isolate fChaAug3 chromosome 6, fChaAug3.hap1, whole genome shotgun sequence genome:
- the cpa4 gene encoding carboxypeptidase A4, whose translation MKGLWLLLVLVAAAKAEKVFTGDQVIRINVQTEEQIRLLQALQAQEEWELDFWRDPVSTELPVDVRVPRSSLSPVMEYLGAHSITYSVIINNLQEVLDEEKAEMQRSQMRERSTRSFNFGAFHRLETIYSWMDTLVAQHPNLVTKQEIGRSYEDRPMYVLKFSTGGNKRPAIWMDTGIHSREWVSQATGVWTANKIASDYGTDASLTSLLNTMDIYMLILANPDGYVYTHTNNRMWRKTRSKNPGSACRGVDPNRNWDAGFGGPGASKSPCSDSYHGPSPHSEIEVKNVVDLIRSHGNFKSFISVHAYSQLLMYPYGYSCGNVADQPELDSVGRAAVQKLTSLYGTRYKVGSICNIIYQASGGSIDWSYNVGIKYSFAFELRDTGRYGFILPANQIIPTASETWLALKHIMEHVRDHPY comes from the exons ATGAAAGGCCTCTGGCTGCTGTTGGTGCTCGTGGCTGCGGCCAAAGCTGAGAAGGTCTTCACTGG AGATCAGGTCATCAGGATCAATGTGCAGACGGAGGAGCAGATCCGACTCCTGCAGGCTCTGCAGGCTCAGGAGGAGTgggag CTGGACTTCTGGCGCGACCCGGTCTCCACCGAGCTCCCCGTCGACGTCCGAGTGCCCCGCTCCAGTTTGAGCCCTGTGATGGAGTACCTGGGTGCCCACAGCATCACCTATTCTGTCATTATCAACAACCTTCAG GAGGTTCTCGATGAGGAGAAAGCCGAGATGCAGAGGAGCCAGATGAGGGAGCGCAGCACCAGGAGCTTCAACTTTGGAGCCTTTCATCGTCTGGAGACG ATCTACAGCTGGATGGACACTCTGGTGGCTCAGCACCCAAACCTGGTCACCAAGCAGGAAATTGGGAGATCGTATGAGGACAGGCCCATGTATGTGCTCAAG TTCAGCACCGGAGGAAACAAGCGTCCTGCCATCTGGATGGACACAGGGATCCACTCCAGAGAGTGGGTGTCTCAGGCTACCGGAGTGTGGACGGCCAACAAG ATTGCCTCTGATTATGGTACCGACGCCTCCCTGACCTCCCTTCTGAACACCATGGACATTTACATGCTGATCCTGGCCAACCCTGACGGCTACGTTTACACCCACACCAAC AACCGTATGTGGCGTAAGACCCGCTCCAAGAACCCCGGCTCGGCGTGCCGTGGAGTCGATCCCAACAGGAACTGGGATGCAGGCTTCGGCG GCCCCGGTGCCAGTAAGAGCCCCTGCTCTGATTCCTACCACGGCCCCTCGCCCCACTCTGAGATTGAGGTGAAAAACGTGGTGGACCTGATCCGGAGCCACGGCAACTTCAAGTCCTTCATCTCCGTCCACGCCTACTCCCAGCTGCTCATGTACCCCTACGGCTACTCTTGCGGGAACGTGGCCGATCAGCCTGAGCTG GACTCTGTTGGCAGAGCAGCGGTGCAGAAACTCACTTCCCTCTATGGTACCAGATATAAGGTTGGAAGCATCTGCAACATCATCT atcAAGCCAGTGGCGGCAGCATCGACTGGTCTTACAACGTGGGCATCAAGTACTCCTTCGCCTTCGAGCTGAGGGACACCGGCCGCTATGGTTTCAtcctgccagccaatcagatcatCCCCACCGCCTCCGAGACGTGGCTGGCTCTGAAACACATCATGGAGCATGTCCGCGACCATCCTTACTGA
- the smc1b gene encoding structural maintenance of chromosomes protein 1B, translated as MVYLKELHVKNFKSWRGDQIIGPFMPFSCIIGTNGAGKSNVMDALSFAMGERTASLRVKHLRDLIHGAHIGQPVGDTASVAMLFSNFENVEAVFSRTITGDTSAYHINDRLVTLAKYMEELERIGIVTKAGNCVVFQGAVESIALKDPKERTKMFECISQSRDCATEYDKKKRAMLKAKEDTQFHFNKKKSAAVEKKQVSQEKMEAQRYQALVNDLHQNRLQLSLAELYQNEKGMNALSNTLREKQQAAAAKNNKLVNGEQIVKTCRKEHGRLTRDQQHVEKEIRAQEHIQSQCRSQYIKAKVNTSHHMKKAEEVRGSLRKSQKLMAIKEQELAEAQQEITELERTWSTYEKQVQEKAASRGRDVKLDEDQLQRYKELKELARKQGAVLRQQAEKLHWEVRADCEKMAFDQRKRKEVEAAIRNNQTQLEDLTSRAEKLEEYTKNCSSSLEEFRKQEESLGAELQQGRQRTEEVNQELGQVLEELRTARLDNQESRRQLQRKEMLEKLRRLNPETVYGRLSDLCSPIHKKYQVAVARVFGRYMNALVVTSEKVARDCISFLKEERAEPETFLPIEYLDVSPLSERLREVPGAKMVVDVVQINTAAGAAQLRRVVQFVCGNALVCETMKEARSVAFDRQERMKTVSLDGTLFARSGVISGGSSDLRTKARCWDMKAMMLLKERKDQLTAELRDLMRLKRKESDLKQIIAQAQGAKTRLKYSKTDLQNLRKENVLKCQMEISRMESELANLHVQIQVQEESLEVKNAEMKKIRGQIDQVEDLVFSDFCADIGVDSIREYEQEHLKQQTELDKKRLEFESQYARLNAHLEYEQNQLEQQKKKLHKMEECIDSEERIMAEQRKDEEKLLVALEDGQNKLLELKNLLLSKKSHVATAKAELDQKTQSVQEINKELVKLQREVMTAETALEQQRLAKHNLLLACKIQDLPIPLLSGSLDEISEVQLDTESESTSATVDIYEREAQLLIDYSGVEAGLRVRHGASLQAEEEVGAYLERLKESLSSTEGVLHRTTAPNLKALEKMREVNAKLEGVTEAFDASTRAARKCSQEFEQVKSQRFRLFSQCFDHVSVVNDQIYKKICRNSSAQAILSAENPDEPYLGGINYSCVAPGKRFMSMDNLSGGEKAVAALALVFAIQSFRPAPFLILDEVDAALDNSNIGKVTSFIREETRENTQIIVISLKEQFFSRSDALLGVYSDFAECMFSRMLTLDLRPYPLAEEDSETERDKDRTGLA; from the exons ATGGTGTATCTGAAAGAACTCCACGTAAAAAACTTCAAGTCATGGCGAGGGGATCAAATTATCGGTCCGTTCATGCCATTTAGTTGTATAATTGGCACAAATGGCGCTg GGAAATCTAATGTGATGGACGCCCTGAGCTTTGCCATGGGGGAGCGGACTGCGTCTCTCCGGGTGAAGCACCTCAGGGACCTGATACACGGAGCCCACATCGGGCAGCCGGTGGGCGACACCGCCAGCGTTGCCATGTTGTTTAGCAACTTCGAAAACGTGGAAGCTGTCTTCTCCCGGACCATCACAG GTGACACGTCTGCGTATCACATCAATGATAGACTTGTCACTCTGGCCAAGTacatggaggagctggagaggattGGCATTGTGACCAAAGCTGGAAACTGTGTGGTGTTTCAG GGGGCGGTGGAGTCCATCGCTTTGAAGGACCCAAAGGAGAGGACCAAGATGTTTGAGTGCATCAGTCAGTCGAGAGACTGTGCCACAGAGTATGATAAGAAGAAAAGGGCCATGTTGAAGGCCAAAGAGGACACTCAGTTTCACTTCAACAAGAagaaatctgctgctgttgagaAGAAACAGGTGTCTCAGGAAAAAATGGAG GCCCAGAGGTACCAGGCGCTGGTGAACGACCTTCACCAAAACCGCCTGCAGCTGAGCCTGGCTGAGCTCTACCAAAATGAGAAGGGCATGAACGCCCTCAGCAACACCCTGAGGGAGaaacagcaggctgcagctgctaaGAACAACAAACTGGTGAACGGAGAACAGATAGTGAAAACCTGCAGGAAGGAACATGGACGCCTCACCAGAGATCAGCAGCATGTAGAAAAGGAGATCCG TGCCCAGGAGCATATCCAGTCCCAGTGCCGGTCCCAGTACATCAAAGCCAAGGTAAACACCTCCCATCACATGAAGAAGGCTGAGGAAGTCCGTGGTTCCCTGAGGAAGAGTCAGAAGCTGATGGCTATTAAAGAGCAGGAGCTGGCAGAGGCACAGCAGGAGATCACTGAGCTAGAGAGAACCTGGAGCACCTATGAAAAGCAGGTACAAGAGAAGGCAGCATCCCGGGGGAGAGACGTCAAGCTGgatgaggatcag CTACAGAGATACAAAGAGCTGAAGGAGCTGGCTCGAAAGCAAGGGGCTGTCCtcagacagcaggcagagaaGCTGCACTGGGAGGTGAGAGCGGACTGCGAGAAGATGGCTTTTGATCAGCGCAAAAGGAAGGAAGTGGAG GCTGCTATCAGGAACAACCAGACTCAGCTGGAAGATTTGACAAGCAGGGCAGAGAAGCTAGAGGAGTACACCAAGAACTGCAG ctcgTCCCTTGAAGAGTTCCGTAAGCAGGAAGAAAGCCttggtgcagagctgcagcaaggCCGCCAGCGCACTGAGGAGGTGAACCAGGAGCTGGgacaggtgctggaggagctgaggactGCACGCCTGGACAACCAGGAGAGCAGACGCCAGCTGCAGCGCAAAGAGATGCTCGAGAAGCTCCGCAGACTCAACCCTGAGACTGTG TATGGACGCCTGTCTGACTTGTGCAGCCCCATCCATAAGAAGTACCAGGTGGCCGTCGCCAGGGTGTTTGGCCGCTACATGAACGCCTTAGTAGTGACCTCAGAGAAAGTGGCCCGAGACTGTATCAGTTTCTTAAAGGAGGAGCGAGCTGAGCCGGAGACCTTCCTGCCCATCGAGTACTTGGAT GTGAGTCCTCTGAGTGAGCGACTGAGGGAGGTGCCAGGTGCCAAGAtggttgttgatgttgtacAGATTAACACGGCTGCAGGTGCTGCTCAGCTGAGGAGAGTGGTGCAGTTTGTCTGTGGCAACGCCTTGGTGTGTGAAACCATGAAAGAAGCCAGGAGCGTGGCCTTTGACAGGCAGGAGCGCATGAAG ACAGTATCTCTGGACGGGACGCTGTTTGCTCGCTCAGGCGTGATCTCTGGAGGCTCCAGTGACCTGCGGACCAAAGCTCGTTGCTGGGACATGAAGGCCATGATGCTGCTGAAGGAACGCAAGGaccagctgacagcagagctgcgt GATTTGATGAGACTGAAGCGGAAGGAGTCAGACCTGAAACAGATCATCGCTCAGGCTCAGGGTGCAAAGACCCGCCTCAAATACTCCAAAACTGACTTGCAAAATCTTCGGAAGGAAAACGTCCTGAAATGCCAAATG GAGATTTCTCGGATGGAGAGTGAATTAGCAAACCTGCACGTTCAGATCCAGGTGCAGGAGGAGAGTTTGGAGGTAAAGAATGCAGAGATGAAGAAGATCAGAGGCCAGATTGACCAG GTGGAAGACTTGGTGTTTTCTGACTTCTGTGCCGACATCGGTGTGGACAGCATTAGAGAGTATGAACAGGAGCATctgaaacagcagacagagcttGACAAGAAGCG GCTGGAGTTTGAGAGTCAGTACGCTCGCTTGAATGCGCATCTGGAGTACGAACAAAACCAActggagcagcagaagaagaagctccaCAAGATGGAGGAATGCATCGACAGCGAGGAGAGAATCATGGCCGAGCAGAGGAAG GATGAGGAGAAGCTGCTGGTGGCGCTGGAAGACGGTCAGAACAAACTGTTGGAGCTGAAGAACCTGCTGCTGTCGAAGAAGAGCCATGTGGCCACTGCCAAAGCTGAGCTGGACCAGAAGACCCAAAGCGTCCAAGAGATCAACAA AGAGTTGGTGAAGCTTCAGCGGGAGGTGATGACCGCAGAGACGGCCTTGGAGCAGCAGCGCCTTGCCAAACACAACTTACTGCTGGCCTGCAAGATCCAGGATCTGCCCATCCCTCTGCTGTCAGGAAGCCTGGATGAAATCAGTGAGGTGCAG CTGGACACAGAATCTGAAAGCACTTCAGCCACCGTGGACATCTATGAGAGAGAGGCACAGCTACTCATAGACTACTCTGGAGTGGAGGCAGGACTCAGGGTGAGACATGGAGCCTC tctgcaggcagaggaggaggtgggggccTACCTGGAGAGGCTGAAGGAGTCGCTTTCCTCCACAGAGGGAGTGCTGCATCGCACCACTGCCCCCAACCTGAAGGCTCTGGAGAAGATGAGGGAGGTGAATGCCAAGTTAGAGGGAGTGACGGAAG CCTTTGATGCCAGCACCAGAGCAGCCAGGAAATGCAGCCAGGAGTTCGAGCAGGTCAAATCTCAGCGCTTCCGCCTCTTCAGCCAGTGCTTTGACCACGTGTCTGTCGTGAACGATCAGATCTATAAAAAGATATGCAGGAACAGCAGCGCTCAG GCCATTCTGAGTGCAGAGAATCCAGACGAGCCGTACCTCGGTGGCATCAACTACAGCTGCGTGGCACCGGGGAAGCGCTTCATGTCCATGGACAACCTGTCGGGCGGAGAAAAGGCCGTCGCTGCCCTGGCACTGGTGTTTGCCATCCAGAG CTTCCGCCCTGCTCCCTTCCTCATCTTGGACGAGGTGGATGCAGCCCTGGACAACAGTAATATTGGA